CTTCCATGACTGCAGAGCTACATTTGAGTGATAATCTCTCATGTATCGTTGTCTTTAATTGCTTTTTGTATGCTTCCGTACAGGAGAAGGTGGTACCTCCCACACAGGTCTTTAACTGAGCGTAGCATTGACATGACAGTAGATAAGTTCTAATGAATTACGTAACAAGAAAGCGAAGACAAATGGCTTCGGTGCGTGGGCCACCTCGGATAGATAAGACTTGCCGAGAAACTTCATCTGAAGTCAAAAGTCAATGCCATGCCAAGCTAAAGCCATTTGGGAGGCTATTGCTGTGTTCTGGTTCCATCACCAGGACTTCCTGTCATTCTCCCCACCCCCAGGCATGATGTCTCTCTGTCTATGTCTGTCTGTCATGTCTTGATGCTCCTTCCTGTCTGCCATAATCAATTCCTGCCCACTCCGTGTGCTCTGGCTCTGTTCTGGCATCGCCGCTGACCTTAAGTCAAAGGAAGTAAGTCGATCCGTTTGTCTCGGTGTTCGCTGTTGTCTGATCTGATGTGCACGATGCATGCTGAAAAACTGACGAGACCTACTTTACAAAGAGGAAAAGGAGCTCGAGCAACTTGTTCGGTCAAGCTGACTAACAAATCACATTTAGGTACATTTTTGAGCATAAGGGCACAGAAAGGATCCTGGTCATCAACAACTGTGCTCTGAATGACGACGCAGCATATTCTGTGGCAGCAGGAGAAGAGAAGTGCTCCACAGAGTTGTTTGTCAAAGGTATTGCAAGCAAACACTTCATCAATACCGTCGATGGACCTTGGTCAGCCTTTTCTTCAGCGCTATCATCCTTTCCGGACATTAGAATTGCCAGTCAAGATTACAAAAGGTCTCGAGCCCGTGACGACCACAGTGAATGAGAGGGTTGAGCTGATGTGTGAGGTGACAGAGGACGGCGCCCCAGTCAAATGGTAAGATGATGGTGTCCAATTGTGTGAAGACGAACAACATGGAAACTTGATTTTCTTCCTGATCTCAGGATGAAGAATGGTGTGGAGATTCCAACAGGGGTTCGCTCCAGATACAGAGTCAAGTGCGAGGGAAACAAACACTACCTGGTGATCGACGACGCATCCCTGGAAGATACCGGGACGTACTCCATCATGGCTTCTGGTGGCTCATCGGAGGCTCATGTACAGGTTGACTGTAAGTAAACAGTGATGCTTCATTGACTTGCTGTTACCGCCTTGTTCAGATGTAAGATGAACTCAACTCTGGTCAATAGTGAAACCACTGAAGATCCATCAAGACCTGACGGATACAAAAGTTTTGCTGGGCAAGCCTCTCAAACTGCAATGCGAGATCTCTCCAGGAAACGTCCCAGGCCAATGGTACCGCAACGGACAGCTGATCCAGGAAACCGACCGCATCAAGATTTCACACAAAAATAGGTATGACCTCAAGGTTAGGCCAACAAAAATCAAAGTGTTCAATAATAAATCACTTTTCTGCAGGGTTCACGAACTTTCAATTGAAGTTAGCTCACTTCACGATTCTGGAGATTACACTTTTGTACCTGAGGGGTACTCACACAGTCTATCTGCGAAGGTTAATGTCATTGGTACGTTCCAATAAGACTCGATGACGTGAgatcacacaccaaaaaaagacTAGAGTAATGAATATACAATTTTCTTCAGACCCTCCAAAGGTGCACCTGGAGGGGTTGAACTTCATAGACAACACTGTGACAGTTGTAGCTGGAAACAAGATGCGCTTGGAGATCCCCATCAGTGGAGAGCCAGCCCCCAAGGTGGTGTGGATGAAAGGTGAAAGGGTCAGTATCGAACTTTTGTCCGCAGCCTGGGGAGACGAGACTTCAGGAGGTCTGAAATGAATGGCTACCCGTATCTCTGTCTCAGGTTATCGCCGAGACGGGCAACCGAGTCCGAGCGGAAACGTACGTTGACCAGACGAGCCTGACAATTGATATCACGGAGCGCGACGATTCGGGCACCTATAAATTAGTCCTTCAAAATGAGGCCGGAGAAGCCTCAGCTAGCATCAAGTTGAAGGTTGTAGGTAAGAGACGACAACAAAAAAGCATCGCAGGCCTTTAAAGAATCTCAAAAAGCTCACAGCACATTGTCTTTTTGCAGACATCCCTGATTCTCCAGAGGTGCCTTTGGTCCCCGTGGTTGGAGGCGATTGGTGCTCCATGACATGGGAGCCACCCAAATATGATGGGGGTTCACCCATTTTAGGTAAATGTCCCAATCTCTACCTCCCAGATTGATTGCGCAGCAAAAGGTGAAGTATGTTTGTCCCCCACAGGCTACTAcattgagagaaaaaagaagCAGAGCTCAAGATGGATGAGAATTAACTTTGACCTCATCAAAGAGACAACGTACGAGCCCAAGAAAATGATTGAAGGCGTCCCATATGAAGTGCGGATATTTGCCGTCAATGCCATTGGGGTGTCCAAGCCCAGTGAACCATCCAAAGCTTTTACCCCGCTCGGTAAGTTCTACAAATGACACTTTCATGTCCTCCGGGACAACGGTTCCGTTTTTCCGTGGGCACTCTCGATGCCATCCTTTCTTAGTTGAACACGTCACCAGCATGTCATggctttttggttttgttcaggTTGAATCAAAGTGTTTGATGTGCCCTTGCCTGGGCACAGCATGCACACAGCTGTCGCCGCCCGTTTCACCACCATCCAAAGCATTTAACTCCGATTTTCATTGGCCACGCAGGAGCTTAAGGAGATATTAAAAAAGGTCTTTATAGCCACTGCCAAACCATCTGCGGATTATAGGGTTAGGAGATTAGGTGAGAGAGTTCAGTAGGGGTGAAACGATTCTGAATAAAGAATGGGCAGACAGAGAGGCGCCTCGCTCATGTCCTTGTGTGTTGATCTTGCTTGTGGAACCAAAGTCTGATTTTTGCATCCTCCAAGCGGTGACCAGTGAGCCCACCATGCTGGTGGTGGATGACGTGACTGACACGACAGTGACCGTCAAGTGGCGTCCTCCAGAAACCATCGGAGCTGCTGGTCTCGACGGGTACTTGGTGGAGTACTGCCTCGAAGGATGTAAGACAACCCGTTCCCCCGCAAACAAGAACTCGCTGGGCTATCCTGGACAGAATTCAAGGTTAAAAAGATGCAATGTTTCTTTTGCGACAGCTGAAGACTGGGTACCAGCCAACACTGAACTGATAGATAAGACAAAATACACCATCACAGGCCTGAAGCCCGATTCCAAAGTCTTCATTCGAGTCAAGGCCGTCAATGCTGCGGGAGCTAGTGCTCCACGAACCactcagcatgccattcttgtCAAGGAAGTTATCGGTAAGGAAAATAATCCCAAGGgggaaaacaaagacaaatgaaAGTTGCTTCTCAAAGCCTTCCATTTTGTGATATGCGTCAAGAACCACCCAAGATCCGGGTCCCCCGACACCTGAAGCAGACTTACACTCGACGGGTTGGCGAAACTCTCAACCTTGTGGTGCCATTCGTGGTAAGCAATTGTCAAGTTGGGAGTTCTTTTTTTCAGGATCATTCAACTCAAGTCAATGACCATGTCCATCTAGGGCAAACCGAGGCCGAAAGTGACTTGGTTGAAGGACGGTCAACCCATTGATCCTGCCGCCGTGAGCATTCGGAACACCGACTGCGAAAGCATGATCTTCATTCGTAAAGCAGAACGGAGTCACTCTGGGAAGTATCAAATGAAGGTGCAGGTCGAAAGCCACGAGGACACggctgacatggacatccagaTCATAGGTGAGGGAAAAATGAAGCGTGGGAAGAAATATGTTCATTACCAAACCTTTGGCTCATTTTTCCCATTTCTATACCGTTAGACCTCCCTGGTCCTCCTCAGATGGTGAATATCGACGATGTCTGGGGAGAAAATGTATCTCTGTCCTGGACTGCCCCTCGAGATGATGGCAATGCGGCAATAACAGGCTACACCATTCAAAAGGCAGACAAGAAGACAATGGTACGCGATCCATTTTGAGAACTTTGGCCAAATGTTTGCGCATCGCAATGACACCTTTCACGTTCTGAACATAGGAATGGTACACGTGCCTCGAGCACTACCACCGCATGACCATCGCTATCACCGAACTCGTGGTCGGTAACGAGTACTACTTCAGGGTCTTCTCTGAGAACATGTGTGGACTTAGCGAGTCGGCCACCCAAACCAGGAAAAGCGCCCTCATCCTCAAAGAAGGTAGGAGAATTTTCTCCGTTAAGTCCGATCGCATGGCCGCTTGATACCACTCCGTTCTTTGACTCTTCTTCCACCCGCAGACATGAAGTTGAAAATCTTTGAATTCAACGACCACGACTTCAACGAGGCTCCCAAATTCACCCAGCCGCTCATCAACACGTTTGGCATTGCCGGCTACAACACCACTCTTAACTGCAGCGTGCGTGCCCACCCCAAGGTAGGAACGGCCCACGTTGGAACCCAGCGTGCAAAAATGACCCTGCCAAGCCAAACCCTGTCTTTGTGTACTTACCGTAGCCCAAAGTGATCTGGATGAAGAACAAGATGATCATCGGCGAGGACCCTCGCTACCGCATGTTTAGCAACCAGGGCGTGTGCACGCTGGAGATTAGGAAACCCAGCCCTTACGACGGCGGCATGTACACCTGTAGGGCCAGCAACGACTTGGGGGAAGCCCAGGTGGAGTGTAAACTGGAGGTCAAGGGTAAGCGTGGACGCAGAGCTTTCATTTCAATGAAAAGTCATCGTTTATAAAAGTAACCGGTGATTTAGAGAGCGACGGGAGGCCGCTTCAAAGTAGGGTCAAATGTGtgttgtggggggaaaaaaagatgactgGCGTTTAAGGACATGTAAGTATCTGCTGTTGTTGGTTTTAACACAGAAGCTAGATGAAATACTCAGCAACATGTCCAATGAAAAGCATATATCTCCATCATGTGTtgtttttgaagaagaagaagaaaaaaaaaacacgttcaGAGATACATGCGTTCATTGGTTGGAATTTAAATGTACAGTAGATGGTTAACCTCAAGCTAACTTCATCGAGAGCAaaaggtctctctctcttttttttttctttaacacgTTTTACCTACATAATCATTTTAAAACGAGCTAATGTTATTCCGCTCATGGTGCGCTAACAACACCAGCAGGTAGCGTACACGATTAAATGTCATTTCATGCGTCAAAtttcacctttaaaaaaaagttccatCCTCACTTCTTTGACTTGACAGCAATTTTGTATCCACAGTGGGGCCACTTTCACTTGTTAACTCCTCATATAAAAAGATTTTCACAGCGGTACACCCCCCTGGTGCACACATATAACCCCATGTAAACATTTGTGCTAACCcatattctcttctctctcccCCCAGTCCAAACTCAAGAATTATGAATGTTTGTTCTCACATAAGGTAAGCTTTCATATGGATCTGGCATATGAAGCTTATGTCATTCATGATGCATCTCGCCGTCAGCCTGCTTCTAACTTTGAGTTGCTGGTTGGGACTATGGCCGCTATTCCCTTTGCAGGAAGTCCCCCTTCTGGCAGCCATTTTAGCGGAATGGGATTTGCATGAATCCTCACGGCTGGACCCCTTTAGAAGTCGATTTTGTAATTTGCGTCGGTTGCCATTTTGTGACTCGTGAGTGTTGTGTGCGGACGACACGAGGTGAGTAAATTGCTTGCTAAACAAGAGCCGACGTACCTTTGTTCTTGTTCTCCCGTGGCTGCCATCGGCGGACGTTTTACAGCgctgaaaacaaagcaaacaaaacggttactctgtttttttttcgtgctcaatgtttttctttttggcaaAGCGGCTGTATGTGCAAAGCCTCGGCTTGTGTCCCGGGTCAGTTCTACTTTGTTTGGAATCGTTGAAACTGGACTGAACCAATCCATTTAAGTCACCGACAAAAAGTAATACTGACTTACTTTTGATGGAATCTTGCATTGTAGATAGAAGTTAAATTCTAcgtcaaaaagtcaaataacGTAAAACTACTCACCACTTGCATGTCGTCAGTTTGGGACGAGGATGGCCTTAAATGTGACGCCACTCACTTTACAACAAGCCGCACTCTCCAAAAAGTCATGTCGCTTATTGCCACCAGCAGTTGAAGTTTTCTGCAAGCACACAGAGGCCAATGCTTCAGGTAAACACATCGTGGTAAAGATTGGCTTAGCGTGAAGCACGTGAAAAGCATTTCTGCCGTCAATGCTGCTTGCTACCGACTGTTTGGGGCTCACTCTGCACGAGAGCAAAGCAGAACTGAAACGGGACAACCGACACCTTCCTTCCCACTTTGTTCACGAGTGTTCccccatttcccccccccccctttttataGGAGGGTTCACCTTCTATGAACTCATGCAACGCGGCGTGCCCCTGCACCTGATTGACAAGTACATGACAGAGACGAAGGTTGTCGAAGAAGACAAGTAGAGATTTGTCGAGCTTTAGCTGCAAAACCTGCTGCCGCGAGTGACACCCCTCTTCTCTCACCTACACCTAACCACTACGGGAGGCCAGCAGTCTGGATgcggggatggatggaggagtggacggggggggggggggggggggaaggaggACGCACTGGTCTTTGTGTGGCATGCTGTGTCACCCTCTGTTTTCCTATTTGTACGTCTCAATCAGCTCGGATGCATGTCAGCAGCTCTTATTGTTTTGCTAACGTGTGGAAAACATTACGAATACAAAACTACAATGTTCTTTATTTTGGTGAGGGTACTCTGAGGGGCGGGGCATGTAtcaacaaatgtttgttttgtctttgtatGGAGTCTGAAGAAAACTGTTGGCTAAACGAATGTGTCGATGACTCAAGAAGAGGGCAAAGcggatgggaagaaaaaaaaaaagaaaagtggttGATTCTGCATGAAATCTTGTCATTTTtcggattattattattggtgactggggaaaaaaaattgaagctCGGTAAACATGCGCATGCCTTTGTAATTATGACTCATGGATTACAATAAATGGCGATTTTAACTATGGCATTGTTTCTGAATATCCGAAGAGTTATTTTCCACCTTCAAAGTGTGTCTACTATGTTTAAATCTGATTATCGTGGACATTTTGGATTTACTGTATTACAGTATTCTAAGTGCACAAAGTAATTCTCATTTTACACTCGGTTTTAATCTTGAAATTAATATGTATTTGAAACAATAAGCCACCATAACAATACACATTTCGAGAACTAACACCGTTCATTTAAAAAAGTGTTGTGGTCACGTTTTTTGCGTTTTGTCAAGCCTACCGTTCCTGGCAGAACTTGAAAACAATCAGTAAAACTTGTCGTTGTAGCGGAAGTGTGGCCCCTTGCCAAACTCCCACTTCCGGTCCTTCCCTCAAACCTGTCCGAAACGTCATCACCCGCTCAAGGTTCCGCCTTACAAATGGCCTAGGCACATTCTCCTTCCTCCACAGGCCAAATGCACTGCAATGTTTTGGACTTGGCCGCGAGAAGGTAGCCGAGTCTGAGCCTCTTTCCCTGAGAGCCTGCGGGATCTCGTCACGATCCATTTCAAGGAGAAACGATGGCCCACTTTCTGTGGCCGGAGCCGCTGTCAAGCGCGCAGCTCAAGCGGCTGGAGGAGCACAAGTACAGCGCCTCGGGTCGCTCCTTGGTGGAGCCGCCGTGTCAGATCTATTGGAACTGGCTCGTCCAGCAAATCCCGACGTGGGTGGCCCCGAACACGCTCACTATCGTGGGCCTGTTGGTCAACATTGTCTCCACGCTTCTGCTCGTGCTTTATTGCCCCACGGCCACGGAGGAGGTGAGTTAAGGCGACCTTGGACAAAGTTTCTGCAGACACCCGCTCGCGGAACCAAGTCCTTGCATTGAGCAAATCAATGTGAATTCGACTATTTAAATGAACGGATCGAATAAACTCATAGCGAGACTTTATTAACAGTAATAACAGAGTGCAACTGGAAATTCGGCGTTAAAAATAGAATTTAAAATCCCTTCTGTTTGTGTTTAATGAGGGGATTTAGTCACTGTTACGTGGAAACAAGTCTCAAACGAGCCTTTCGTGCTTCCTTGTTAATTGATCGGTGGTTGGAGCTCAATCACATCTATTTGTCTGGATCGATGATCCGTCATGAGTGTGCGGTTCATTTTTGCGGGTGTCCGCCTATCTCGCTTGTGGGACGCCGGGGTGCGGATGTCAAAACACGACAATGCGGAGGACGTTGCCGCCCCTGTTGTTGATCCCAACAAGCGAGGCACTTTAGCATAAAGTTAGCCTAGTTGCTAAATGACACGTCGAGTGACGTCATCGTCCGTGCTGACGCCCCTAATCTGGCGTCACCTTTACTCCTGGATCAACGACACGCGCTGGACCAGTTCACCCTGCTTTTAGTGCTAATTACGTTTCTTACTACTCACTCAAAGTCCACATTTGATCTGATTGCACACTTATCTGCATTGATTATTCACTCATTAAGCAACAAACACTCTGAGGATCTCATGTTAAACACATGTTTCtgtattgctaaaaaaaaaagcatgcaccTCCAAATGGCTTTTTATCTGAAACCCCAAAGATAAAAAGTTGTTCAGATGAAAGCACACTTTGGAGTTTCATGTTTTCCAGATTGCAAGAAattcattcacaaaaaaaatgcactttgtCAAGGCTCCGTAAATGAATTGAAGTGTATTTGGTCAATGGAATCTTACCTTCAGGCTCCAGCGTGGGCTTTCATCCTGAGTGCACTGGGTCTCTTCGTGTACCAGTCTCTGGACGCCATCGACGGCAAGCAGGCCCGCCGGACCAACAGCAGCTCGGCCCTCGGCGAGCTCTTTGACCACGGCTGCGACGCCGTCTCCACAGGTGCTCCGTAATCCAGCCTGGAAGCTCCCCGTAATGTCGTTGCTGAGGTCTTGCGTCATCTTGCTGCAGTGTTTGTCGCCGTGGGCACGTGCATCTCCTGCGGGATCGGCCACTACCCCCACTGGATATTCTTCTGCGGCTTCATCGGGATGTTCATGTTCTTCTGCGCCCACTGGCAGACCTACGTTTCAGGAACTCTTCGCTTTGGCCTGTGAGTCCTCCCCCGATTTGGGCGCTTGTCCTCCTCCTCAACCGCTTTGTCTCCTGGGCAGGGTGGATGTGACCGAGGTGCAGTTGGCCATCATCGTCATGTACCTGATGTCCGCCTTTGGTGGGGTGAGCCTTTGGCAAACCACGGTAACTTTAACCGGCTCCTTCCGCAGCATGGCGGTTGTCCACTTGCGGCTCTTCAGTCTGTGTCTTGTTTTTCAAGCTGCCCCTCATCGGACTGCAACTCTACGTCTTCCCCATCATGGGCATCATCGGCGGGGCCGTCTACTCCTGCCACAACTACTTCCACGTCATTCTCAATGGCGGCGTGGGTAAAAATGGCTCCACTGTGGCGGTAAGCCCTGGCGAATAGCGTCGTGATGTGGCGGCGCCATATAAGCGTTGACGCTGCGCAGGACACCAGCGTGCTGAGTCCCGGCTTGCACATCGGCCTCATCCTCACGCTGGCCTTCATCATCTTCAAGAAGTCATCCAGTCAGCTATTTGAGCACCACCCCTGCCTCTACCTTCTCGCCTTCGGCATGGTCATCGCCAAGATCTCCAACAAGCTTGTGGTGGGTTGCTCTTGAAATGTCCACTTTCCTACGCCGTGCGGAATGTCGACAAAGGGTTTTTGCTCGACGCAGGTGGCGCACATGACCAAGAGCGAGCTCCACCTGCCGGACACGGCCTTCATCGGCCCGGGCCTGCTCTTCCTCAACCAGTACTTCAACAGCTTCGTCGACGAGTACGTCGTCCTCTGGATCGCCACGGTCAGTTCCTTGTCTTGCGCTTGAGGATTAGAATCTCACGTTCATTCATTCGTGTCGTAATCAACCGATTGTACTGAAACAGGTTGGTGAGAACCTACTTGTTCtaacgcaggggtgggcaaacttttggactcgcgggccgaactgggttctaaatttggaccggagggccggacaaggagcagatggacgtaggcgttgtgtgaagtcatataagcgacctgtaaaggtcattgcataaaagatcttggcctttagtaggtagtaaagcatggatattccaaacaatttttttgaaaacaaatgcatttattaacagcattaaaaaaataaaataattcactaaaaaactgctatcagtgattctcataaaatacgacactgttattatgaataacaatctccatcacttcagtgcctgcaggtcagattaatgaaagatgtttatcttatgagatcacatcaaacggcaaacattctgaccaaatatatcatattgaagaatcggtgaaagcatacatccaaataaagtaatcaaaacagcaacaaggtgaggggtatctgaaaatcagagcagagttttaactcgcaaacacctggtaacagaggtgaggaaacgggaaacacctccttaaagtaagccttaagaactttacaggttaagattagtcgcaaataggtggtgcatcaatgtccttgagcatcctgcattgtttgaaaatgagaatggtcgctagtttcaatccctgctatgtgtacaaatcatattcaaaatgcatttttttacaataaacttgagagcctcccgttcattttcagtgggaacagtgttgttggtctcccttttttgctagtgcgtcatagtctggagtaaaatttgttgtggcaattcttaggcgagatccgaggtgttggtccgtttaccttgatctgtgacgggttgatgttgacgttcatgtggctgaacgtcacgtcgcgtccgtcgagccaaattggccactcttttttaacattcggcactcacttctttttttcgggccactcattttaatggaaggattccaggggaaggtttgtgggtggctttagcgcaaaactgcatctgaaagctcagtgcgcgaattataagaatgctgtcgtcacagcccacgctctaaattcgggactgatacaaatagagcgcgagtgcgccatgtacgtacacgcacttgtgagtgtgcaccgagctttctgacacggcttccggtaataaatgcgcaggcgagcgcttcgccatctactgggaaaacgcagtcattgcaggcaaaatgaccaaaaaaaaaaagtttaataatacaatttgttcagggttggcgggccggattaaacggtcccgtgggccggatgtggcccgcgggccgtagtttgcccacccctgttctaacgCCAACTAATCGCTCCTCAGGTGCTCTCCCTGGTGGACCTGACGCGCTACTGCACGGGGGTGTGCCACCAGATCGCCGGCCACTTGCGCATCCGCGTCTTCAGCATCACGCCGCCCGGCCCCGCCCACCGCGACTGACGGCTTGCCCGGCGGGAGGAGGCGGAGGGCGACGCGGACCGCTCCCCGCTCCTGAAAGCAGACGACGATGACATCGAGAAGAGACCCCGCACCTCAAGCCTTGACCGAGTGATCACCtctgcctaaaaaaaaaaaaaagaaatcaaataaaaacttgcccaaagttaaaaaaaatgctcaaaaacaaacatctgaaataccaaagtttttttttttttaacatttttttaaatcggtCAATACAGTGATTGTGACTAAATGCGATCAATCGGGGTGGATTAaatgaggattaaaaaaaaaaaaaaagatttccgaTGAGGTGTTTTGGTCAGCGGGCTACTTAACGCGTTTTCATGTCATCGCCATTTGTTCTGCTTTCTGACTTCTTCTCCCTTAAGGGCTAATAATGAATGTTGTGATTGTATACAATTCGCCTTAATTCATTTTCTTgtaattacaaaaaataataataattgtgaaTATTGCAAACCAAAACTTTCTATGTGTTTTCCACTGACAACTGCAATAGAGAAGCTTCCCTTTCATCGGATTGACACATTTCTCCTCCAGCGAATCGGATGTGCTTATTCAGGTTGATGGGATTCCTTCTTCTGTGGTAGCGCTTTCATATTTTTAGGTTCCGTTTTCTACTCTGGAAAATGTCCTTGTTTTGAAATGTACGACCGCCATTTTTCACTGCTCACTAATACAACTGGATGGCAAATTTTTACTAACAAGAATTTGTGTGTAGGAGTTTGTAATAAAGAAACTATTTTTCATGCATTCCTCTTGTCATGAGCTCGTAAAATAGAGTGATAAACACATTGCGCAACATGGGCTGAGTGCGGCGCTATGATAATGGCACTTGAAAAGCATTCCTGTCGTCAATGCTGCTTGCCGAGTCTCCCTGATTATAGGGGGGATCATCATCTATGAACTTACGCAATGCGGCGCGCCCCTGCACCTGATTGACAAGTAAACGATGGACACGAAGGTTGTCATAGAAGACAAGCAGAGACTTGTCAAGTTTTAGGTGCAACACTTCTTGACGCCTCTTCTCCCCCACTTACGGAAGGAAGGCCAGCAGCCAGTAGCTTTGATTGTGTTGCTTCAaagatttgtcatttttaagGAGAAACGATGGCCTACTTTCTGTGTTCGGCGCCGCTGTCAAGCGCGCAGCTCAAGCAGCTGGAGGTGTACAGGTACAGTCCCTCGGGTCGCTCTTTGCTGGAGCCGCCGTGTCAGATCTACTGGAACTGGCTGGTCCGGCAAATCCCTATGTGGGTGGCCCCCAACGCGCTCAGTATGGCGGGCCTGTTGGTCAACATCGCCTCCACGCTCCTGCTCGTCTTTTTTTGCCCCACGGCCACGGAGGAGGTGAGTCGAGGCGACCTTGGACAAAGTTTATTAATGGAGCGCTCTTGGTAGTTCTGCGTTAAAACTTGTATTTAAAATCCCGTGGATGTCACACCACCACCAATGGCCCTTTTATTGATCCCAACAAACTCCAGTCCTACCCGTTTCCCTTGTTAAATACACTCGATTCAATTTGTCGAGAAACGATCTCTCGACTACTCCCTCAAAGTGTTTTATCCGTTTACGCGCATGAACAAAGTGTATTTTTGGTCAATGGAATCTTACCTACAGGCTCCAGCATGGGCTTTCGTCCTGAGTGCTCTGGGTCTCTTCGTGTACCAGTCTCTGGACGCCATCGACGGCAAGCAGGCCCGCAGGACCAACGTGGAATCGGCCCTGGACGAGCATTTTGACCACGGCTGCGACGCCGTCTCCACAGGTGCTCCTCGATCCGGCCTCGAGGCTCCCCGCGGTGTTGTTGCTGAGGTCTTGCGTTATCTTGCTGCAGTGTTTGTCGCCGTGGGCACGTGCATCTCCTGCGGCATCGGCCGATACCCGCACTGGACATTCTTCTGCGGCTTCATCGGGATGTTCATGTTCTTCTGCGCCCACTGGCAGACCTACGTTTCAGGGACTGTTCGCTTTGGCCTGTGAGTGAGTCCACCCTCCCCTTGCGCTCGTCCTTCTCAGCCGCTTTGTCTCCTGGGCAGGGTGGATGTGACCGAGGTGCAGTTTGCCATCATTGTCATGTACCTGATGTCCGCCTTTGGTGGGGTGAGCCTTTGGCAAACCACGGTAACTTGAACCGCCGGCTCCTTCAGCAGCATGGGGGTTGTCCACTTGCGGCTCTTCAATCGGTGTCTTGTTTTTTCAA
This is a stretch of genomic DNA from Syngnathus typhle isolate RoL2023-S1 ecotype Sweden linkage group LG21, RoL_Styp_1.0, whole genome shotgun sequence. It encodes these proteins:
- the mybpc1 gene encoding myosin-binding protein C, slow-type isoform X7, with product MPEPPKKDETANGQPEEEANSLKKLSIDLPNDSVPVTSMGRKDSVWSLGESQPPEELEKSIENPPAEKPAENPPTSTLLSERPVSGTVTVGGDITFVAKVEAKDLLRKPTIKWFKGKWMDLASKTGKHLQLKEIFDRNTKVYTFEMHIIKAKENYAGNYRCEVSLKDKFDSCSFDLEVKAGGSQSIDIRSAFKRSTDGQEDAGELDFSALLKHREHKQQDGAPEVDVWEILKNARPDQYEKIAFTYGITDLRGLLRRMKKIPKVEKKSEAFAKKLEPAYQVDKGGKIRLAVDLTDPTVDLKWYKNGVEIRPSPKYIFEHKGTERILVINNCALNDDAAYSVAAGEEKCSTELFVKELPVKITKGLEPVTTTVNERVELMCEVTEDGAPVKWMKNGVEIPTGVRSRYRVKCEGNKHYLVIDDASLEDTGTYSIMASGGSSEAHVQVDLKPLKIHQDLTDTKVLLGKPLKLQCEISPGNVPGQWYRNGQLIQETDRIKISHKNRVHELSIEVSSLHDSGDYTFVPEGYSHSLSAKVNVIDPPKVHLEGLNFIDNTVTVVAGNKMRLEIPISGEPAPKVVWMKGERVIAETGNRVRAETYVDQTSLTIDITERDDSGTYKLVLQNEAGEASASIKLKVVDIPDSPEVPLVPVVGGDWCSMTWEPPKYDGGSPILGYYIERKKKQSSRWMRINFDLIKETTYEPKKMIEGVPYEVRIFAVNAIGVSKPSEPSKAFTPLAVTSEPTMLVVDDVTDTTVTVKWRPPETIGAAGLDGYLVEYCLEGSEDWVPANTELIDKTKYTITGLKPDSKVFIRVKAVNAAGASAPRTTQHAILVKEVIEPPKIRVPRHLKQTYTRRVGETLNLVVPFVGKPRPKVTWLKDGQPIDPAAVSIRNTDCESMIFIRKAERSHSGKYQMKVQVESHEDTADMDIQIIDLPGPPQMVNIDDVWGENVSLSWTAPRDDGNAAITGYTIQKADKKTMEWYTCLEHYHRMTIAITELVVGNEYYFRVFSENMCGLSESATQTRKSALILKEDMKLKIFEFNDHDFNEAPKFTQPLINTFGIAGYNTTLNCSVRAHPKPKVIWMKNKMIIGEDPRYRMFSNQGVCTLEIRKPSPYDGGMYTCRASNDLGEAQVECKLEVKGGFTFYELMQRGVPLHLIDKYMTETKVVEEDK